Proteins encoded together in one Chryseobacterium taklimakanense window:
- a CDS encoding DUF4407 domain-containing protein translates to MKSKKINPINPVNHKMNWFQQFLMVCSGSNIHILRKTPSEWNKFAGIGGIVLFTAVFATLSAGYAMYTVFEDLWISVGFGVLWGLMIFNLDRYIVSSIKKTGTVWNQILMAIPRLILATFLGIIISKPLELKIFEKEVNKQLNTIIQRNKTQLQAEMNNRIMQQSGPFETEKKQINAKILEYQKAYDSASVELEKEILGKPSGLTSGKVGFGSNAKRKSELKEQRRLDLENYQKQMQPRLQYLVKEISKVYTNIETERNKTETFEDKFNGFAARLQALDELGKNSAIMATAAMFIMGLFIALEISPVLVKLISTVGPYDHLLEKTENDFRLYSKEKIEKGNAATDWRIEDFKDQLRKTNDSGDGFSQ, encoded by the coding sequence ATGAAATCGAAAAAAATTAATCCTATAAATCCAGTCAATCATAAAATGAACTGGTTTCAGCAATTCCTGATGGTTTGTTCCGGTTCCAACATCCATATTTTAAGAAAAACACCCAGTGAATGGAACAAGTTTGCCGGAATTGGCGGCATCGTGCTTTTCACGGCGGTATTTGCGACGCTTTCGGCGGGTTACGCCATGTACACGGTGTTCGAGGATCTTTGGATTTCAGTAGGATTCGGAGTTTTGTGGGGACTGATGATTTTTAACCTCGACCGGTACATTGTTTCCTCCATCAAAAAAACCGGCACGGTATGGAACCAGATTCTGATGGCAATTCCCAGGCTTATTTTGGCCACTTTTCTTGGAATCATTATTTCTAAACCCTTGGAACTCAAAATTTTCGAAAAGGAAGTCAATAAACAGCTGAATACGATTATTCAAAGAAATAAAACCCAGCTGCAGGCTGAAATGAACAACAGGATTATGCAGCAAAGCGGACCTTTTGAAACTGAAAAAAAGCAGATTAATGCGAAAATTCTCGAATACCAAAAAGCCTACGATTCGGCAAGTGTGGAACTGGAGAAGGAAATTTTAGGTAAGCCATCGGGCCTTACTTCGGGAAAAGTGGGTTTCGGTTCCAACGCGAAAAGAAAATCTGAATTAAAAGAACAGCGCCGCCTCGACCTGGAAAATTACCAGAAACAGATGCAGCCGCGCCTGCAATACCTCGTCAAAGAAATCTCAAAAGTGTACACCAATATCGAAACAGAACGCAACAAAACCGAAACTTTCGAGGACAAATTCAACGGTTTTGCCGCTCGCCTTCAGGCTTTGGACGAACTGGGGAAAAACTCCGCAATTATGGCAACTGCCGCGATGTTCATCATGGGATTATTTATCGCCCTGGAAATTTCTCCGGTTTTGGTAAAACTGATTTCCACCGTTGGACCTTACGACCATCTCCTCGAAAAAACCGAAAATGATTTCCGCCTTTATTCGAAGGAAAAAATTGAGAAAGGCAATGCCGCGACCGATTGGCGGATTGAGGACTTTAAGGACCAGCTCCGAAAAACCAACGACAGCGGTGATGGATTTTCACAATAA
- a CDS encoding four-helix bundle copper-binding protein: MKNENLIHALGKCINACNYCADACLDEDDVKMMVNCIRTDRVCAEMCSTVTQVLSMNYPNMKDLLLVCIRICEECATECEKHAHHMDHCAECAKACRECAEACKTYMN, encoded by the coding sequence ATGAAAAACGAAAATCTGATCCACGCGCTTGGAAAGTGCATCAACGCCTGTAACTACTGCGCTGACGCCTGTCTCGATGAAGACGATGTGAAAATGATGGTAAACTGCATCCGTACCGACCGCGTGTGCGCTGAAATGTGCTCTACAGTCACCCAGGTACTGTCAATGAATTACCCAAATATGAAAGATCTGCTATTGGTGTGCATACGCATTTGCGAAGAATGCGCCACCGAGTGCGAAAAGCACGCGCATCACATGGATCATTGTGCGGAATGCGCCAAAGCCTGTCGTGAGTGCGCCGAAGCCTGCAAAACGTATATGAATTAA
- the guaB gene encoding IMP dehydrogenase — protein MSIHNKIVETAITFDDVLLIPSYSEVLPNQVSLKSRLSDKITLNVPIVSAAMDTVTEAEMAIALARVGGLGFIHKNMPVAEQAAQVNKVKRSENGMIADPVTLSKDHTLGEAKDLMSAFKISGLPVVDADNVLIGIITNRDVKYHENLDMKVEDLMTRENLVTSGKHTTLEDAKKILLENRVEKLPIVDDSFKLVGLITIKDIDNQLEYPFANKDAHGRLIVGAGVGVGDDTIERVTALVEAGVDIIAVDSAHGHSKGVLEKVKEIRTAFPDLDIVGGNIVTADAAKDLIEAGANVLKVGVGPGSICTTRVVAGVGVPQLSAIYNVFEYAKTKNVAVIADGGIKLSGDIVKAIASGAGAVMLGSLLAGTDEAPGEEIIFQGRKFKSYQGMGSLAAMKRGGKERYFQSEAKKFVPEGIEGRVPHKGRLEDVVFQLTGGIRAGMGYCGAKDITALQNDAKMVMITGSGLKESHPHDVIITQEAPNYSL, from the coding sequence ATGTCTATTCACAACAAAATCGTAGAGACAGCCATCACCTTCGATGACGTGCTTCTAATCCCTTCTTACTCAGAAGTTCTACCGAATCAGGTTTCCCTAAAATCCAGACTTTCAGATAAAATTACCCTTAATGTTCCAATAGTTTCTGCGGCCATGGATACCGTGACCGAAGCAGAAATGGCAATTGCATTAGCCAGAGTAGGCGGTTTGGGTTTCATTCACAAGAATATGCCGGTTGCCGAACAGGCCGCACAGGTGAATAAAGTAAAACGCTCTGAAAACGGCATGATTGCGGATCCGGTTACCCTTTCAAAAGACCATACCTTGGGTGAAGCGAAAGACTTAATGTCGGCTTTCAAGATTTCCGGACTTCCCGTCGTTGATGCAGATAATGTTTTAATCGGAATTATCACCAACCGGGATGTAAAATATCATGAAAACCTTGACATGAAGGTTGAAGATCTGATGACCAGGGAAAATCTGGTGACTTCCGGAAAACATACAACGCTGGAAGATGCCAAGAAAATCCTGCTGGAGAACCGTGTTGAAAAACTTCCGATCGTTGACGACAGTTTTAAACTTGTAGGCCTGATTACGATTAAGGATATTGATAATCAACTCGAATATCCTTTCGCAAACAAAGACGCCCACGGCAGGCTGATCGTTGGTGCGGGTGTTGGCGTGGGCGATGACACTATTGAAAGAGTTACTGCTCTAGTGGAGGCCGGGGTTGACATTATCGCTGTAGATTCAGCTCACGGACATTCCAAGGGTGTGTTGGAAAAAGTAAAAGAAATCAGAACCGCGTTTCCGGATTTGGATATCGTTGGCGGCAATATTGTAACTGCAGATGCTGCAAAAGATTTGATTGAAGCGGGTGCAAATGTGCTCAAAGTCGGCGTAGGGCCAGGCTCCATCTGTACGACCAGAGTGGTAGCCGGTGTTGGTGTACCGCAGCTTTCCGCAATTTATAATGTTTTTGAATATGCTAAAACGAAAAATGTCGCTGTAATCGCTGATGGTGGGATTAAACTTTCCGGAGACATCGTGAAAGCCATTGCCAGTGGGGCAGGAGCTGTGATGCTTGGTTCACTTCTTGCAGGAACCGATGAAGCGCCGGGCGAAGAAATCATTTTTCAGGGTAGAAAATTCAAATCTTATCAGGGAATGGGCAGTTTGGCAGCGATGAAGCGCGGAGGAAAAGAAAGATATTTCCAAAGTGAAGCCAAAAAATTTGTTCCGGAAGGTATAGAAGGCCGAGTTCCGCATAAAGGAAGGCTGGAGGATGTGGTATTCCAGTTAACCGGCGGCATCCGTGCAGGTATGGGTTACTGCGGTGCGAAAGACATTACAGCCCTTCAGAATGACGCAAAAATGGTAATGATTACCGGCTCCGGACTGAAAGAATCGCATCCGCATGATGTAATTATCACCCAGGAGGCGCCGAACTATTCTCTTTAA
- a CDS encoding serine hydrolase domain-containing protein, which produces MMPKNFELSFLLILLFNISCKSEAEKIKERNAVVDSTVTAFQKLYYQNQLDSVFTSTQFNGTISVEQNSEKIYEKENGFENFKTKSKLDSNSVFAIASVSKQFTAVLILLQQEAGKLNVNDKVSKYLADFQKPNFEKVTIHQLLNHTSGLNDFGENLQFESGSDYSYSNKGYNYLGEIVAKVSGKSFDQNVKGLFQKAGMKHSSTAGLFQGTDLAGANIGTLENAQKVENMPKRLAEKSIGTAAGGILSTINDLHRWNAALYSGKILEPENLAAFKKNYVTREHYVLGNVGYGYGIMSNIGKPEAYFHTGYVKGAPSLLIYYPGTNTSVVILSNFANESRGKESIFVPHRRVKDITDAVESTVVELRKEMIR; this is translated from the coding sequence ATGATGCCGAAAAATTTTGAACTCTCCTTCCTTCTTATCTTATTATTCAATATTTCCTGTAAATCCGAAGCTGAAAAAATAAAAGAACGTAATGCTGTTGTGGATTCTACAGTAACGGCTTTCCAAAAATTATATTATCAAAATCAACTGGATTCGGTTTTTACAAGCACACAATTTAACGGAACGATTTCGGTGGAACAGAATAGTGAAAAAATTTATGAAAAGGAAAATGGTTTTGAGAATTTTAAAACAAAATCTAAACTTGACAGCAATTCTGTTTTTGCAATCGCATCGGTGAGCAAGCAGTTTACCGCGGTTTTGATCCTCCTTCAGCAGGAAGCGGGAAAACTGAATGTGAACGATAAAGTTTCGAAATATTTAGCCGATTTTCAGAAACCAAATTTTGAAAAAGTGACCATTCACCAACTGCTGAACCACACATCCGGACTGAATGATTTCGGGGAAAATCTGCAGTTTGAAAGCGGAAGCGATTACAGCTATTCCAACAAAGGGTATAATTATCTGGGTGAAATTGTGGCGAAAGTTTCCGGAAAATCCTTCGATCAGAACGTAAAGGGACTTTTTCAGAAAGCCGGCATGAAGCATTCTTCCACCGCAGGATTGTTTCAGGGGACAGATTTGGCAGGTGCCAACATTGGCACGCTGGAGAATGCCCAAAAAGTAGAAAACATGCCCAAACGTTTGGCAGAAAAATCAATTGGGACGGCTGCCGGCGGAATTTTATCTACCATCAACGATCTGCACCGCTGGAATGCTGCACTGTACAGCGGAAAAATACTGGAACCTGAAAACTTAGCCGCCTTTAAGAAAAATTATGTGACTCGTGAACATTATGTTCTGGGCAATGTGGGCTACGGCTACGGCATCATGTCGAACATAGGGAAGCCTGAGGCGTATTTCCACACCGGTTATGTGAAGGGCGCGCCGTCGCTTCTGATTTATTATCCGGGGACCAATACGTCAGTGGTTATTTTATCCAATTTTGCCAATGAAAGCAGAGGCAAAGAATCTATTTTTGTTCCGCACCGCCGGGTGAAAGATATTACGGATGCGGTGGAAAGTACGGTGGTGGAACTGCGAAAAGAAATGATAAGATAA
- a CDS encoding MBL fold metallo-hydrolase: MNRKDFLFKTGMATFGLALAPNFMSCVSQRMLFPPMTLSGGDLKNVRGNISRYTNKGGTVGIFEIKDGFVIVDSQFPDSIQPVLDGISSKNKPVLYLANTHHHGDHTSGNISFKNLTKNVVAHTSVPELQRKAAEEKKNLDQQLYANILFENEYKFDLGNEKVTGIRLGAGHTFGDAVYYFEKDNVVHMGDLMFINMIPVYRTKDGANSYGWIKALDRAIAKFDDDTLFIFGHADKPENTVGTKENLREMKQFLEAANDFVKGKMLAGLSTEEILKTNQFIPGFAHRTSPERFSDFLNGIREALRHLNL, from the coding sequence ATGAACCGCAAAGATTTTCTTTTCAAAACGGGAATGGCAACTTTCGGACTCGCCCTTGCTCCTAATTTCATGTCCTGCGTTTCTCAAAGAATGCTTTTCCCACCAATGACGCTTTCCGGTGGTGATTTAAAAAATGTAAGAGGAAATATCTCGCGTTACACCAACAAAGGCGGAACCGTTGGAATTTTCGAAATAAAAGATGGTTTTGTGATCGTGGATTCTCAGTTTCCGGACTCCATTCAACCGGTTTTGGACGGAATTTCTTCGAAGAACAAGCCGGTTTTGTATCTCGCGAACACGCATCATCATGGTGATCATACTTCAGGAAATATTTCTTTCAAAAATTTAACAAAAAACGTCGTCGCACACACCAGCGTTCCTGAATTACAGCGAAAAGCGGCCGAAGAAAAGAAAAATTTAGACCAGCAACTCTACGCCAATATTTTATTTGAAAACGAATATAAATTCGATCTAGGAAACGAAAAAGTGACAGGAATTCGTCTTGGAGCGGGACATACTTTCGGCGATGCGGTATATTACTTCGAAAAAGACAATGTCGTTCATATGGGCGATCTGATGTTCATCAATATGATACCTGTTTACAGAACCAAAGACGGCGCAAATTCCTACGGTTGGATTAAAGCGTTGGACCGTGCTATTGCAAAGTTCGACGACGACACATTATTTATATTCGGACACGCCGATAAACCTGAAAACACCGTCGGGACCAAAGAAAACCTCCGTGAGATGAAACAGTTCCTCGAAGCCGCGAACGATTTTGTTAAAGGTAAAATGCTTGCCGGACTTTCAACGGAAGAAATCCTAAAAACCAACCAGTTTATTCCTGGTTTTGCGCACAGAACGTCCCCCGAGCGCTTTTCTGATTTCCTAAACGGCATTCGCGAAGCATTAAGACACCTCAACCTATAA
- a CDS encoding IS110 family RNA-guided transposase, protein MSNLLKKVIGVDVGSKFLTLSFLDDEKGEQVLNLPNNERSILSFLSKISPSDYCFVIEATGNYSSRLLHLSIGKGFESSLINCMSVKHFARMKNIITKTDAEDAKLIRNYGEMFRPEFYIPKTQDIEYLDQEIKLLNDLEEEKRRYAVKLKALRFHSVVNPSTEKHYEKRLKQLEKEIKEVEARLPQLQDEEFTETKNLLQSVSGIGEKTSLQLMTATSGFKNFHSSKSLVKYFGLAPRIYQSGKKSYSPGKCRTSKTYIRSILYVCSWTAIKHNQKCKELYLRLLEKGKAKKLALIAVCNKLLRICFSVVKNKTPFQQDFQNKLKIST, encoded by the coding sequence ATGTCAAATTTATTGAAAAAAGTAATTGGTGTGGACGTTGGGTCCAAATTTTTAACGCTTAGTTTCCTGGACGATGAAAAAGGAGAACAGGTTTTGAATTTGCCAAATAATGAGCGCAGCATTTTGTCGTTTCTGTCTAAAATCTCTCCAAGCGATTATTGTTTTGTGATTGAGGCAACCGGAAACTACAGCAGCCGCCTGCTTCACCTCTCTATAGGAAAAGGATTTGAAAGCAGTCTGATCAACTGTATGTCTGTGAAACATTTTGCAAGGATGAAAAACATCATCACGAAAACCGATGCGGAGGATGCAAAACTGATCAGGAATTACGGAGAGATGTTCCGTCCGGAATTTTATATTCCAAAAACTCAGGATATTGAATATCTGGATCAGGAAATAAAGCTTCTTAATGATCTGGAAGAAGAAAAGCGTCGTTACGCGGTAAAGCTAAAAGCCTTAAGATTCCATTCCGTTGTTAATCCTTCAACAGAGAAACATTATGAAAAACGTTTAAAGCAACTGGAGAAAGAAATCAAGGAAGTTGAGGCCAGATTGCCGCAGTTGCAGGATGAGGAATTTACAGAAACTAAAAACCTGCTGCAGTCTGTATCGGGAATTGGCGAAAAGACGTCACTCCAATTAATGACTGCCACCTCAGGATTTAAAAATTTTCATTCTTCAAAATCTCTGGTAAAGTATTTTGGTCTGGCTCCAAGAATTTACCAATCGGGAAAGAAATCTTATTCACCAGGAAAATGCCGAACTTCAAAAACTTATATCCGAAGTATTCTCTATGTCTGTTCCTGGACGGCGATAAAGCACAACCAAAAATGTAAAGAGCTCTACTTACGGCTGCTTGAGAAGGGCAAGGCAAAAAAACTGGCTCTGATTGCCGTATGCAACAAACTTCTACGAATATGCTTCAGCGTAGTAAAAAACAAAACACCTTTTCAACAGGATTTTCAAAATAAATTAAAAATTTCAACCTGA
- a CDS encoding DUF6759 domain-containing protein translates to MMKKILSFLSLVLIFSCQTNPVISRVPAKQTAEQMEKQEFEMLMKQDSIHKHQTAAESLDVLLNENPDDRRVSLIINNNSNCNIIVRFAGEKFYNLPIYRHSKNFIVVEKGTYSLGANLCNARYSATKTFDDSSTMTLTENQ, encoded by the coding sequence ATGATGAAAAAAATACTTTCTTTTCTTAGTCTTGTTCTGATTTTTTCGTGTCAGACCAATCCTGTAATTTCCAGAGTGCCGGCAAAACAAACTGCTGAACAAATGGAGAAACAGGAATTCGAAATGCTGATGAAGCAGGATTCCATCCATAAGCACCAAACGGCAGCAGAATCATTAGATGTTCTGCTGAATGAAAATCCTGATGACAGGAGGGTTTCCCTCATTATTAATAATAATTCCAACTGTAATATTATCGTCAGGTTTGCCGGCGAAAAATTTTATAACCTCCCGATTTACAGACACAGCAAAAATTTTATTGTGGTTGAAAAAGGGACTTATTCCTTGGGAGCCAATCTCTGCAACGCGAGATATTCCGCAACCAAAACTTTTGATGACAGCTCAACGATGACGCTGACTGAAAATCAGTAA
- a CDS encoding PadR family transcriptional regulator: MKKNALYKGTLQNIILKLLASEVKMYGYQLTQRAKELTKGELEMTEGALYPILHKLESDGIIFSEIQNVNGRDRKYYLLTEKGKKQQKTKEAEMKSYILNLNSIFNI; encoded by the coding sequence ATGAAAAAAAATGCGCTTTACAAAGGCACACTTCAAAATATTATTCTGAAACTGCTCGCTTCGGAAGTTAAGATGTACGGCTACCAGCTCACGCAGCGCGCCAAAGAACTCACAAAAGGTGAACTGGAAATGACGGAAGGAGCGTTGTATCCGATTCTGCACAAGCTGGAATCCGACGGAATTATTTTCTCCGAAATTCAAAACGTTAACGGGCGCGACAGAAAGTACTATCTGCTCACTGAAAAGGGAAAAAAGCAGCAGAAAACGAAAGAGGCGGAAATGAAAAGTTATATTTTAAACCTTAATTCCATTTTCAATATATGA
- a CDS encoding methylmalonyl-CoA mutase family protein, giving the protein METSKYEPKNKVRIVTAASLFDGHDAAINIMRRVIQGTGCEVIHLGHDKSAEEVVNTAIQEDANAIALTSYQGGHNEYFKYIYDLLREKGAPQIKIFGGGGGVILPEEIKDLMEYGIDRIYSPDDGRELGLQGMIDDLVQKSDFATGAGVTVEDLDKISFEDSKSIAQVISAVENFSDEKEDLVKAIDDKAKDSKIPIIGITGTGGAGKSSLTDEIVRRFLRANPDKKIAIISVDPSKKKTGGALLGDRIRMNSINDSRVYMRSMATRENNVSVSPYIHSALNVLKLAKPDVIILETSGIGQSGSEITDIADVSMYVMTPEYGASTQLEKIDMLDYADLIALNKSDKRGALDALQAVKKQYQRNHQYFDQNLDEMPVFSTKASQFNDWGTTELYNSLIQKVNDTLREAQGDRAVKFNEYEEQNVSDDTTVIPPKRVRYLSEIVENNRAYDQTSEEQAKIAQKLYMLDGAKNFTANNSAAAEELEKLFIKTKKDLTDENTAFLHGWHQFKEEMKQETYSYFVRGKEIKVSTTSESLSGLKIPKIALPKFQDWGDLIRWKSQENVPGEFPYTAGIYPFKRTGEDPTRMFAGEGGPERTNRRFHYVSAEMPAKRLSTAFDSVTLYGQDPALPPDIYGKIGNAGVSIATLDDAKKLYSGFDLINALTSVSMTINGPAPMILAFFMNAAIDQNCEKYIEENNLWDKVEARLTAKFDDKGLKRPSYNGELPPSNNGLGLKLLGITGDEVLDAEVYNKIKAETIATVRGTVQADILKEDQAQNTCIFSTEFALRLMGDVQEYFIKEKVRNFYSVSISGYHIAEAGANPISQLAFTLANGFTYVEYYLSRGMDINAFAPNLSFFFSNGVDPEYAVIGRVARRIWAKAMKYKYGADERSQMLKYHIQTSGRSLHAQEIDFNDIRTTLQALYAIYDNCNSLHTNAYDEAITTPTEESVRRAMAIQLIINKELGLAKNENPLQGSFIIEELTDLVEEAVYAEFDRITERGGVLGAMETMYQRSKIQEESMHYEWLKHTGEYPIIGVNTFLGKDGSPTVLPGEVIRSTEEEKQLQIHNLENFQKAHADKSAEMLAELQKAAINQQNLFEVMMEAGKHCSLGQITNALFEVGGKYRRNM; this is encoded by the coding sequence ATGGAAACCTCCAAATACGAACCCAAAAACAAAGTAAGAATCGTTACCGCCGCATCACTTTTCGACGGGCACGATGCCGCGATAAATATCATGCGCCGTGTCATCCAGGGAACAGGATGCGAAGTCATTCACCTCGGGCACGACAAATCTGCGGAAGAAGTGGTAAATACCGCAATTCAGGAAGATGCGAATGCTATTGCGCTAACGTCATATCAGGGCGGCCACAACGAATATTTTAAATACATTTATGACCTTTTGCGTGAAAAAGGTGCGCCACAGATCAAAATTTTTGGCGGCGGCGGCGGTGTTATTTTGCCGGAAGAAATTAAAGACCTGATGGAATACGGCATCGACCGCATTTATTCTCCCGACGACGGACGTGAGCTTGGTTTGCAGGGCATGATCGATGATTTGGTTCAAAAATCTGACTTTGCAACTGGCGCTGGCGTAACGGTTGAAGATTTGGACAAAATTTCTTTTGAGGATTCAAAATCTATTGCGCAGGTCATTTCTGCGGTTGAAAATTTTTCTGATGAAAAAGAAGATTTAGTAAAAGCGATTGATGATAAAGCCAAAGATTCAAAAATTCCAATAATCGGAATTACCGGAACCGGAGGTGCCGGAAAATCATCTTTAACCGACGAAATTGTCCGCAGATTCTTACGAGCAAATCCGGATAAAAAAATTGCGATTATCTCTGTCGATCCTTCGAAAAAGAAAACTGGCGGCGCGTTGCTGGGAGACAGAATCCGGATGAATTCCATCAACGACAGTCGTGTGTATATGCGCTCTATGGCGACGCGCGAGAATAATGTTTCCGTTTCGCCCTATATTCACTCTGCACTAAACGTTTTGAAACTCGCCAAACCGGATGTGATTATTTTGGAAACTTCGGGAATTGGACAAAGCGGTTCAGAAATTACCGACATCGCCGATGTTTCGATGTATGTGATGACGCCGGAATACGGTGCATCCACACAGCTGGAAAAAATCGACATGCTGGATTATGCGGATTTGATTGCTTTAAATAAATCTGACAAACGCGGTGCTTTGGATGCGCTTCAGGCCGTGAAAAAACAATATCAGAGAAACCATCAGTATTTCGACCAAAATCTGGACGAGATGCCGGTTTTCTCCACAAAAGCCAGCCAGTTCAACGATTGGGGAACGACGGAATTGTACAATTCTTTAATTCAAAAAGTTAATGACACCCTGCGAGAAGCCCAGGGCGACCGCGCTGTGAAGTTTAATGAATATGAAGAACAAAATGTTTCCGATGACACCACCGTGATTCCGCCAAAACGCGTGCGTTATCTTTCTGAAATTGTGGAAAATAACAGAGCCTACGACCAAACCTCGGAGGAACAGGCGAAAATCGCGCAGAAACTGTATATGCTCGACGGTGCTAAAAATTTTACCGCCAATAATTCTGCGGCCGCCGAAGAACTGGAAAAACTCTTCATTAAAACCAAAAAAGATTTAACCGACGAAAATACCGCATTCCTTCACGGGTGGCATCAGTTTAAGGAGGAAATGAAGCAGGAAACATATTCCTATTTCGTACGTGGAAAGGAAATTAAAGTAAGCACCACTTCAGAATCGCTGTCCGGACTGAAAATTCCAAAAATTGCTTTGCCGAAATTCCAGGATTGGGGCGACCTCATCCGCTGGAAAAGTCAGGAAAATGTGCCTGGAGAATTTCCCTATACCGCCGGAATTTACCCTTTCAAACGAACCGGAGAAGATCCTACCAGAATGTTTGCCGGCGAAGGCGGTCCTGAAAGAACCAACAGAAGATTTCACTACGTTTCTGCGGAAATGCCTGCGAAAAGATTGTCCACCGCGTTTGATTCGGTAACACTTTACGGCCAGGATCCTGCGCTTCCGCCGGATATTTACGGAAAAATAGGTAACGCCGGAGTTTCCATTGCAACTTTGGACGATGCCAAAAAACTCTATTCCGGTTTTGATTTGATTAATGCTTTGACATCTGTTTCAATGACGATTAACGGACCGGCGCCGATGATTCTGGCATTTTTTATGAATGCCGCCATCGATCAGAACTGTGAAAAATACATCGAGGAAAATAATCTTTGGGATAAAGTTGAGGCCAGATTAACAGCAAAATTCGACGATAAAGGTTTAAAAAGACCTTCCTATAACGGTGAATTGCCGCCTTCCAACAACGGTTTGGGTTTAAAATTGTTGGGAATTACCGGTGATGAAGTTTTGGACGCGGAAGTTTACAATAAAATTAAGGCTGAAACCATCGCCACCGTTCGTGGAACCGTTCAGGCCGATATTTTGAAGGAAGACCAGGCACAAAACACCTGTATTTTCTCCACGGAATTTGCGTTGAGATTAATGGGCGACGTTCAGGAATATTTCATCAAAGAAAAAGTGAGAAATTTCTACTCCGTTTCCATTTCCGGGTATCACATTGCAGAAGCCGGCGCCAATCCGATTTCTCAGTTGGCGTTCACATTGGCAAACGGTTTCACTTATGTGGAATATTATTTGTCGAGAGGAATGGATATCAATGCGTTTGCACCGAACCTTTCCTTCTTTTTCTCCAACGGCGTCGATCCCGAATATGCGGTGATTGGCCGCGTTGCCAGAAGAATCTGGGCCAAAGCGATGAAGTACAAATATGGCGCTGATGAACGTTCCCAGATGCTGAAATACCACATCCAAACTTCCGGAAGATCCCTTCACGCGCAGGAAATTGATTTTAACGACATCAGAACGACGCTTCAGGCACTTTATGCCATTTATGACAACTGCAACTCCCTTCATACCAACGCTTACGACGAGGCGATTACGACGCCAACCGAGGAATCCGTGCGAAGAGCAATGGCGATTCAGCTGATCATCAACAAAGAACTTGGTTTGGCGAAAAACGAAAATCCGCTGCAGGGTTCTTTCATCATAGAGGAACTGACGGATTTGGTGGAAGAAGCCGTTTATGCTGAATTTGACAGAATTACGGAACGAGGTGGTGTTTTAGGCGCGATGGAAACAATGTATCAGCGGTCGAAAATCCAGGAAGAAAGTATGCACTATGAATGGCTGAAACATACCGGCGAGTACCCGATTATCGGCGTGAATACTTTCCTTGGAAAAGACGGTTCACCGACGGTGCTTCCGGGCGAAGTAATCCGCTCCACCGAAGAAGAAAAGCAGCTGCAGATTCACAATCTGGAGAATTTCCAAAAGGCTCACGCCGACAAATCCGCGGAAATGCTTGCCGAACTTCAAAAAGCCGCCATCAATCAGCAAAATCTATTCGAAGTGATGATGGAAGCCGGAAAACACTGTTCACTCGGTCAGATTACCAATGCGCTGTTTGAAGTGGGCGGCAAGTACAGGAGGAATATGTAG
- the ruvC gene encoding crossover junction endodeoxyribonuclease RuvC — METEKIILGIDPGTTVMGYGLISIKKGKMELVSIHELILKKYPNHETKLKYIFDKTLALIDEFHPDEVALEAPFYGKNVQSMLKLGRAQGVAMAASLHRNIPITEYSPKKVKMAITGNGNASKEQVAGMLQNLLNLREFPTKYLDASDGLAVAVCHYFNSGNAVSEKSYSGWESFLKQNPDRLKK; from the coding sequence ATGGAAACCGAAAAAATCATCCTTGGAATTGACCCCGGCACAACTGTAATGGGTTACGGACTTATTTCTATTAAAAAAGGAAAGATGGAATTGGTTTCCATCCACGAACTAATTCTTAAAAAATATCCCAATCACGAGACCAAACTCAAATATATTTTTGATAAGACTTTAGCTCTGATTGATGAGTTTCATCCCGATGAAGTCGCCCTGGAAGCTCCATTCTACGGGAAAAATGTACAAAGTATGTTGAAACTGGGGCGTGCGCAGGGTGTGGCCATGGCTGCATCACTTCACCGAAACATTCCAATTACCGAATATTCACCGAAAAAAGTAAAAATGGCCATCACCGGAAACGGAAATGCCAGCAAAGAACAGGTCGCCGGAATGCTGCAGAATCTTCTTAACTTAAGGGAGTTTCCCACGAAATATTTAGATGCGTCCGATGGTTTGGCGGTGGCGGTGTGCCATTATTTTAATTCCGGAAATGCGGTTTCGGAAAAATCTTATTCCGGGTGGGAAAGCTTTTTGAAACAAAATCCGGACCGGTTAAAAAAATAA